Genomic segment of Blastopirellula marina:
CGACGTGCATTGATCGTTCTGACTCTTCTAGGGACTCTGTCCCTCGTATCGACCACGTTCGGCGTCGATTTGAGGGAGCTAAAAAAAGAGATCGAGGCAGAAAAGGCGGTCTTGCTCGATGTGCGTGAAGAAGTCCAGTGGAAAAAGGCTCACCTGGAAATCGCAGTTCCGTGCCCATTCTCCAAAGTTTCGCTCGACATCGAAGCACGAAAGTTCATCGCTCCTTACCTGGAAGTTCCAGGTCTGAAGATTTATTGCTTCAGCGAGAAGGGCAAAGTCGCCGTCGTTGCGTCCGATATGTTCAATCGTGTCGATGCGAAGGTTATCCCAATCACGCAGCCTTATCAGGCTTTCGTCGATGCAGGATTCAAGGAAAAGAAGGCGGGCGACCCCAATTACGATCCCAGCATCCCGTTGTCTGCCCCATAGTGGTCGGTCGGTGGTTTTCCGCGTGGTAGCGATGCCGACGAGTGCATTGCGGGCTTATTCTGGTTATATTCACAGGTGTGTGAAAACCCGTCCGCCCCTACGAAAAACGCATCGACTAGAAGAATCGAAACGATGAAATACGAACTTCGCCCATTCGTCCTTTCTGTCGCCACTCTCCTATGCCTCGTTTCGTCGGCGTTTGCCGTCGACCTGAAAGAGGTCAAGAAGGAGGTCGAAAGCGGAAAGGCAATTCTGATCGATGTTCGCGAAGAAGAGGAATGGAAGAAGGCCCATTTCGCCGATGCCATCCTTGTGCC
This window contains:
- a CDS encoding rhodanese-like domain-containing protein, whose amino-acid sequence is MDHRRALIVLTLLGTLSLVSTTFGVDLRELKKEIEAEKAVLLDVREEVQWKKAHLEIAVPCPFSKVSLDIEARKFIAPYLEVPGLKIYCFSEKGKVAVVASDMFNRVDAKVIPITQPYQAFVDAGFKEKKAGDPNYDPSIPLSAP